A stretch of the Cucurbita pepo subsp. pepo cultivar mu-cu-16 chromosome LG16, ASM280686v2, whole genome shotgun sequence genome encodes the following:
- the LOC111776888 gene encoding uncharacterized protein LOC111776888, with translation MAPTAGSLCNKFLALLLLIVHVGCFLLTTADHRSRRRPPPPKKATPTPSCLKPHKALTSSYSFLKRIFSSKTCKMAIETARPPTPARTSQEISPPVETPTAGTPQDSDITTAETNQFVHISNDIFPCTACGEIFPKHQLLEQHQSAKHAVSELADSDSGKNIVRIIFETGWTSKEKSPKIVRILKIHNSPKIVSRFEEYRESVKAKAAARNGAVKRRDERCIADGNELLRFHCATFLCDLGQNGNSSLCGQQFCSICGIIKSGFSHKLDGISTLSSSWRAHVAIPEDIEEEFKFLNVKRAILVCRVIAGRVGSDADEPEKDGEGFHSVVGRSGSGAQTTLDEEELLVFNPRAVLPCFAIVYEI, from the coding sequence ATGGCCCCAACCGCCGGATCTCTGTGCAACAAATTCCTAGCTCTTTTACTGCTTATTGTCCATGTTGGTTGCTTCCTTCTTACTACCGCCGACCACCGCAGCCGCCGCCGTCCTCCGCCCCCTAAGAAAGCCACTCCGACGCCCTCCTGTCTTAAGCCCCACAAGGCTCTGACAAGTTCCTATTCATTTCTCAAACGAATCTTCTCCTCAAAAACCTGCAAAATGGCAATCGAAACCGCTCGGCCCCCCACTCCTGCCCGGACATCACAGGAGATTTCTCCCCCGGTTGAGACTCCGACAGCCGGAACGCCGCAGGATTCAGACATCACCACGGCGGAGACTAACCAATTTGTCCACATCAGCAACGACATTTTCCCTTGCACTGCTTGCGGCGAGATTTTCCCCAAGCATCAATTGCTCGAACAGCACCAATCGGCGAAACATGCTGTGTCGGAACTCGCCGATTCCGATTCCGGGAAGAATATTGTTCGAATCATTTTCGAAACGGGATGGAcgagtaaagaaaaaagtcCGAAAATCGTTCGAATCTTGAAAATCCACAATAGCCCAAAGATCGTTTCCAGATTCGAGGAGTACAGAGAGTCGGTGAAGGCGAAAGCAGCGGCCCGAAACGGCGCGGTGAAGCGTCGGGACGAGCGGTGCATCGCCGACGGAAACGAGTTGCTGAGGTTTCACTGTGCGACGTTTTTATGCGATTTGGGGCAAAATGGTAATTCCAGCCTCTGCGGGCAGCAATTTTGTAGCATTTGTGGGATAATCAAATCGGGATTCTCCCACAAGTTGGACGGAATATCGACGTTATCGAGTAGCTGGAGGGCACACGTGGCGATCCCTGAGGACATCGAAGAGGAGTTCAAGTTTCTGAACGTGAAGCGGGCGATTCTGGTTTGTCGGGTCATTGCAGGTCGGGTCGGGTCAGACGCCGATGAGCCGGAAAAAGACGGCGAAGGGTTTCACTCCGTCGTCGGGCGAAGTGGTAGTGGGGCCCAGACCACGTTGGACGAGGAAGAGCTGTTGGTTTTCAATCCGAGGGCTGTGCTCCCCTGCTTCGCGATTGTATACGAAATCTGA